The Streptomyces phaeolivaceus genome has a window encoding:
- a CDS encoding pyridoxamine 5'-phosphate oxidase family protein, translating into METTGTVRRRTAERKHDTLARLAAERDVWVSTAHPEHGPHQVPLWFLWDGRAVWMCTNAASATARNVRAEPRVRLALPHTFDVALLQGEAECFPDREVPEGAADAFTGKFGWDPRGEAGSFLYVRVVPRTVRAWRGEHELRGRVIMRDGTWLE; encoded by the coding sequence ATGGAGACCACGGGAACCGTCCGCCGCCGGACGGCGGAGCGGAAGCACGACACGCTGGCGCGGCTCGCCGCCGAACGGGATGTGTGGGTGTCGACGGCTCACCCCGAACACGGGCCGCACCAGGTGCCGTTGTGGTTCCTGTGGGACGGGCGAGCGGTGTGGATGTGCACCAACGCCGCGTCCGCGACCGCCCGGAACGTCCGCGCGGAGCCGCGCGTGCGCCTGGCGCTGCCGCACACCTTCGACGTGGCGCTCCTCCAGGGTGAGGCGGAGTGCTTCCCGGACCGGGAGGTGCCCGAAGGCGCGGCGGACGCGTTCACCGGCAAATTCGGGTGGGACCCGCGCGGGGAGGCGGGCTCCTTCCTGTACGTCCGCGTGGTCCCGAGGACGGTGCGCGCGTGGCGCGGCGAGCACGAACTGCGCGGCAGAGTCATCATGCGCGACGGGACGTGGCTGGAGTGA
- a CDS encoding acyltransferase, giving the protein MDHRQQPSLSRFDHCPWLFEKEATREQRTAQRERQRSLDGDGEVGERCYVAESAAVHTDVLRLGDDSYIAAHAYVTGTLTTGTDCTLNPFTAVRGTVSLGTGVRVGAHTSLLGFNHSTAPDLPVFRQPQTSRGITVGDDVWIGSHVVVVDGVTIGDHCVIGAGAVVTKDVPAWTVAAGNPARRIRDRRETAGGEGARDGRAGAGSAGGGRSRDPLTRFADTARAQAADILARSWDGTHYADRPGTAPTVRAHCDAVEIADLLLSSAPDQLDAAEHIERLASLQDRETGLVPELGERPPPMDADGFLGEGPALYHVLSVGYALELLGASFRQPIAGVRDMTAGQLVARLEELPWREGAWSAGAWIDSWATAAHWNLRHPAATAPTASTALTSGTLEALFGWLLTRADPWTGMWGTPSTVTGRLQVVNGYYRLTRGSFAQFGVPVPHPERVVDTVLDHARDTRYFGAGRENACDVLDVAHPLWLCTRRSSATGDGGYRSAEIRSWAEGRLSAALRRWHDGQGFAFSPDSTGPGPEPGLQGTEMWLAIIWLLADLVGRSDSLGYRPRGVHRPEPAPKPD; this is encoded by the coding sequence ATGGATCATCGACAGCAGCCGTCCCTGAGCCGTTTCGACCACTGCCCTTGGCTGTTCGAGAAGGAGGCGACGCGGGAGCAACGGACCGCGCAGCGGGAGCGGCAGCGGTCGCTCGACGGGGACGGCGAGGTGGGCGAACGCTGTTATGTGGCCGAGTCGGCGGCGGTCCACACCGATGTCCTCCGGCTCGGCGACGACTCGTACATCGCCGCCCACGCCTATGTCACCGGCACCCTGACCACCGGCACGGACTGCACCCTGAACCCGTTCACCGCGGTTCGCGGCACCGTGTCCCTGGGCACCGGCGTACGCGTAGGCGCCCACACCTCGCTCCTCGGTTTCAACCACTCCACCGCGCCCGACCTGCCGGTGTTCCGCCAGCCCCAGACCAGCCGGGGCATCACCGTCGGCGACGACGTCTGGATCGGCTCCCATGTGGTCGTCGTCGACGGCGTCACGATCGGCGACCACTGTGTGATCGGCGCGGGGGCGGTGGTGACGAAGGACGTTCCGGCGTGGACGGTGGCGGCGGGGAACCCGGCGCGACGGATTCGGGACCGGCGCGAGACGGCGGGCGGGGAGGGGGCACGAGATGGACGTGCCGGTGCCGGTAGCGCTGGCGGTGGCCGCTCCCGTGACCCTCTGACCCGGTTCGCCGACACCGCCCGCGCCCAGGCCGCCGACATCCTCGCCCGCTCCTGGGACGGCACCCACTACGCCGACCGCCCCGGCACCGCCCCCACGGTCCGGGCCCACTGCGACGCCGTGGAGATCGCCGACCTGCTGCTGTCGTCCGCCCCCGACCAGCTGGACGCGGCGGAACACATCGAGCGCCTGGCCTCCCTCCAGGACCGGGAGACCGGCCTGGTACCCGAACTCGGGGAGCGGCCACCGCCCATGGACGCCGACGGCTTCCTCGGCGAGGGCCCGGCCCTGTACCACGTCCTGTCGGTGGGCTACGCGCTGGAACTCCTGGGCGCGTCCTTCCGTCAACCGATCGCCGGGGTACGGGACATGACGGCCGGTCAACTCGTCGCGCGTCTGGAGGAGTTGCCCTGGCGGGAGGGTGCGTGGAGCGCCGGGGCCTGGATCGACTCCTGGGCCACCGCGGCCCATTGGAACCTACGGCACCCCGCCGCGACGGCTCCCACCGCCTCGACCGCCCTCACCTCCGGCACCCTCGAAGCCCTCTTCGGCTGGCTCCTCACCCGGGCCGACCCCTGGACCGGCATGTGGGGGACCCCGTCGACCGTCACCGGGCGGCTCCAGGTGGTGAACGGCTACTACCGGCTCACCCGGGGCTCCTTCGCCCAGTTCGGGGTGCCCGTGCCGCACCCGGAGCGGGTCGTGGACACGGTCCTGGACCACGCCCGCGACACCCGTTACTTCGGCGCGGGCCGCGAGAACGCCTGCGACGTCCTGGACGTCGCCCACCCGCTGTGGCTGTGCACACGGCGGTCGAGCGCCACCGGGGACGGCGGCTACCGCTCGGCGGAGATCCGGTCCTGGGCCGAGGGGCGGCTGAGCGCCGCGCTGCGGCGCTGGCACGACGGTCAGGGCTTCGCCTTCAGCCCGGACAGCACCGGGCCGGGCCCGGAACCGGGCCTCCAGGGAACGGAGATGTGGCTCGCCATCATCTGGCTCCTGGCGGACCTGGTGGGCCGGTCCGACAGCCTCGGATACCGCCCGCGCGGCGTGCACCGCCCCGAGCCGGCTCCGAAGCCGGACTGA
- a CDS encoding GntR family transcriptional regulator, with protein MGVTSATTGSTGSLDLSVDRSSPVPLYYQLARQLESAIEHGALGPGSLLGNEIELAGRLGLSRPTVRQAIQSLVDKGLLVRRRGVGTQVVHSQVKRPLELSSLYDDLEAAGQHPTTKVLRREVRQATAEVAAALGIAEGSDVHLFERLRLTHGQPVAFLSNFVPAGLLDLDTERLESTGLYRMMRNAGITLHSAHQSVGARVATPDEAERLGEPQGAALLTMQRTAYDDTGRAVEYGTHIYRASRYSFDFQLLVRN; from the coding sequence ATGGGCGTGACCAGCGCGACTACGGGGAGTACAGGGAGTCTCGACCTCAGCGTCGACCGGAGCAGCCCGGTGCCGCTGTACTACCAGCTGGCCCGGCAGCTGGAGTCGGCGATCGAGCACGGCGCGCTCGGACCGGGCAGCCTCCTGGGCAACGAGATCGAGCTGGCCGGCCGTCTGGGCCTGTCCCGGCCGACCGTGCGGCAGGCCATCCAGTCGCTCGTCGACAAGGGCCTGCTGGTACGCCGCCGGGGCGTCGGCACGCAGGTGGTGCACAGTCAGGTCAAACGGCCGCTGGAGCTGAGCAGCCTGTACGACGACCTGGAGGCGGCCGGGCAGCATCCCACGACCAAGGTGCTGCGACGCGAGGTCCGGCAGGCCACCGCCGAGGTCGCGGCGGCCCTCGGCATCGCCGAGGGCTCCGACGTGCACCTCTTCGAACGGCTGCGGCTGACCCACGGCCAGCCGGTGGCGTTCCTGTCCAACTTCGTCCCGGCCGGGCTGCTGGACCTGGACACCGAGCGGCTGGAGTCGACGGGCCTGTACCGGATGATGCGCAACGCCGGCATCACCCTGCACAGCGCCCACCAGAGCGTCGGCGCCCGCGTCGCCACCCCGGACGAGGCCGAGCGCCTCGGCGAACCGCAGGGCGCGGCGCTCCTCACCATGCAGCGCACGGCGTACGACGACACCGGCCGCGCGGTCGAGTACGGCACCCATATCTACCGGGCCTCGCGCTACTCCTTCGACTTCCAGCTCCTCGTCCGCAACTGA
- a CDS encoding ABC transporter permease, producing MSQATAPAASSSPPAPPAGTQKDGRTVQRSLGRRLLARPEVGALIAAIGVYAFFFSVAPSFREAGSLATVLYQASVMGIMAIPVALLMIGGEFDLSAGVAVTTSALTAAILSFQLTVNVWTGVLVALIVSLAVGAFNGWLLIRTGLPSFLVTLGSFLILQGSNLAVTKIFTGNVASDSISDMDGFDQAKSVFASEIGIGGVDVKITVFYWLAFAAIATWLLLRTKFGNWIFAVGGNKDSARAVGVPVNFTKVALFMGVGVGAWFVGMHLLFSFNTVQSGEGVGNEFLYIIAAVIGGCLLTGGYGSAVGPVIGAFIFGMVSQGIVYANWNPDWFKAFLGVMLLIAALVNLWVRSQATRR from the coding sequence ATGTCCCAAGCAACGGCACCGGCGGCGAGTTCCTCGCCGCCGGCTCCGCCGGCCGGCACGCAGAAGGACGGGCGCACGGTACAGCGCTCGCTCGGGCGCAGGCTGCTCGCGCGTCCCGAGGTCGGGGCGTTGATCGCCGCGATCGGCGTGTACGCCTTCTTCTTCTCGGTGGCCCCGTCGTTCCGTGAGGCCGGCTCGCTGGCGACCGTGCTCTACCAGGCCTCCGTCATGGGCATCATGGCGATCCCGGTGGCCCTGCTGATGATCGGCGGGGAGTTCGACCTGTCCGCCGGTGTCGCGGTCACCACCTCCGCCCTGACCGCCGCGATCCTCAGCTTCCAGCTGACGGTGAACGTGTGGACCGGCGTCCTCGTCGCGCTGATCGTCTCGCTGGCGGTGGGCGCGTTCAACGGCTGGCTGCTGATCAGGACCGGTCTCCCCAGCTTCCTCGTCACCCTGGGCTCGTTCCTGATCCTCCAGGGCTCCAACCTCGCCGTCACCAAGATCTTCACCGGCAACGTCGCCAGCGACTCCATCAGCGACATGGACGGCTTCGACCAGGCCAAGAGCGTCTTCGCCTCCGAGATCGGCATCGGCGGGGTCGATGTCAAGATCACGGTCTTCTACTGGCTCGCGTTCGCGGCGATCGCGACCTGGCTGCTGCTGCGCACCAAGTTCGGCAACTGGATCTTCGCGGTCGGCGGCAACAAGGACAGCGCGCGGGCCGTCGGCGTGCCCGTGAACTTCACCAAGGTCGCCCTGTTCATGGGGGTCGGCGTGGGCGCCTGGTTCGTCGGTATGCATCTGCTGTTCTCGTTCAACACGGTGCAGTCCGGTGAGGGTGTCGGCAACGAGTTCCTGTACATCATCGCCGCGGTGATCGGCGGCTGTCTGCTGACCGGCGGCTACGGCTCGGCCGTCGGCCCGGTCATCGGCGCCTTCATCTTCGGCATGGTCTCCCAGGGCATCGTCTACGCCAACTGGAACCCCGACTGGTTCAAGGCCTTCCTCGGCGTGATGCTCCTGATCGCCGCCCTCGTCAACTTGTGGGTCCGCAGCCAGGCGACCCGGAGGTGA
- a CDS encoding DUF2278 family protein: protein MPLKSYGVLITRAVDTRREGADGTPHHQIHLTDDQGTHYRASVNVKSQEKPSELLYLVEEDFRHPVTDRLTGLASGWNTLPSGPGGPNLDFVRGNLFDPSRMRSLPPHLEGPDNDLADVLDHYVRRAVADPTARLYVFGERWGPESGVKDKVFGFLPGNGVHDIHMNQGNSTRFRKDDGVWQDGGLLIHFPQQSRWVAVFLAFQSQKWTTDDATGHALPGADPRPEPGGRAVRIVAALVNPRGPAPEAETVTLLNASPDAVDLTGWRVVDRLGHGGTVPPGALAPGATLLVPVTDGAQLANHGGEITLLDATGTKAHGVAYTAEQAGREGWTVVF from the coding sequence ATGCCGCTGAAGAGCTACGGCGTACTGATCACACGCGCGGTCGACACCCGCCGGGAGGGCGCCGACGGCACACCGCACCACCAGATCCATCTGACGGACGATCAGGGCACGCACTACCGCGCCTCGGTGAACGTGAAGTCGCAGGAGAAGCCGTCCGAGCTGCTGTATCTCGTCGAGGAGGACTTCCGGCACCCGGTCACCGACCGGCTCACGGGCCTCGCGAGCGGCTGGAACACGCTGCCGTCCGGGCCGGGCGGCCCCAACCTCGACTTCGTCCGCGGGAATCTCTTCGATCCGTCGCGGATGCGGTCCCTGCCACCGCATCTGGAAGGCCCGGACAACGACCTCGCCGACGTCCTCGACCACTACGTCCGCCGCGCGGTCGCCGATCCCACCGCCCGGTTGTACGTCTTCGGCGAGCGCTGGGGACCCGAATCGGGCGTCAAGGACAAGGTCTTCGGCTTCCTGCCGGGGAACGGCGTCCACGACATCCACATGAACCAGGGCAACAGCACCCGGTTCCGCAAGGACGACGGGGTCTGGCAGGACGGCGGACTGCTCATCCACTTCCCCCAGCAGTCCCGCTGGGTGGCCGTCTTCCTCGCCTTCCAGAGCCAGAAGTGGACCACGGACGACGCCACGGGCCACGCCCTCCCCGGCGCCGACCCCCGGCCCGAACCGGGCGGCCGGGCGGTCCGGATCGTCGCGGCCCTGGTCAACCCCCGGGGCCCCGCCCCCGAGGCCGAGACCGTCACCCTCCTCAACGCCTCACCCGACGCCGTCGACCTCACCGGCTGGCGCGTCGTCGACCGCCTCGGCCACGGCGGCACCGTCCCGCCGGGCGCCCTAGCCCCCGGCGCCACCCTCCTCGTCCCCGTCACCGACGGCGCCCAACTCGCCAACCACGGCGGCGAGATCACCCTCCTCGACGCGACCGGCACCAAGGCGCACGGAGTGGCGTACACCGCCGAACAGGCGGGCCGGGAAGGCTGGACCGTGGTGTTCTGA
- a CDS encoding ATP-binding cassette domain-containing protein encodes MTNTNGSAADGASAQDGTGEDAVRDAAAPVQDKPIVELRDAGKAYGNIRALHGVNLSVHPGRVTCVLGDNGAGKSTLIKIISGLHQHTEGEFVIDGEPVRFSTPREALDAGIATVYQDLATVPLMPVWRNFFLGSEMTKGPWPVRRLDIERMKKTADEELRNMGIVLDDLDQPIGTLSGGQRQCVAIARAVYFGARVLILDEPTAALGVKQSGVVLKYIAAARERGLGVIFITHNPHHAYMVGDHFSVLRLGTMELSAARDQVTLEELTNHMAGGTELAALKHELAQVRGVDVEELPEEGDLTAPVVSAKDGAA; translated from the coding sequence ATGACCAACACCAACGGATCAGCGGCCGATGGTGCGTCCGCGCAGGACGGCACCGGCGAGGACGCCGTCCGGGACGCGGCGGCGCCCGTCCAGGACAAGCCGATCGTCGAACTGCGCGACGCGGGCAAGGCGTACGGCAACATCCGCGCCCTGCACGGCGTGAACCTGAGCGTCCATCCCGGCCGGGTCACCTGTGTGCTGGGTGACAACGGCGCCGGCAAGTCCACCCTCATCAAGATCATCTCGGGTCTGCACCAGCACACCGAGGGCGAGTTCGTCATCGACGGCGAGCCGGTGCGGTTCTCGACCCCCCGTGAGGCGCTGGACGCGGGGATCGCCACGGTCTACCAGGACCTGGCGACCGTTCCCCTGATGCCCGTGTGGCGGAACTTCTTCCTCGGCTCGGAGATGACCAAGGGCCCCTGGCCGGTGCGGCGTCTCGACATCGAGCGGATGAAGAAGACGGCCGACGAGGAACTGCGGAACATGGGCATCGTCCTGGACGACCTGGACCAGCCCATCGGCACGCTCTCCGGCGGCCAGCGCCAGTGCGTCGCCATCGCCCGCGCCGTCTACTTCGGCGCCCGCGTCCTCATCCTCGACGAACCCACCGCCGCCCTCGGCGTCAAGCAGTCCGGCGTGGTCCTGAAGTACATCGCCGCCGCCCGCGAACGCGGCCTCGGCGTCATCTTCATCACCCACAACCCCCACCACGCCTACATGGTCGGCGACCACTTCAGCGTCCTGCGCCTGGGCACCATGGAACTCTCCGCCGCCCGCGACCAGGTCACCCTCGAAGAACTCACCAACCACATGGCCGGCGGCACCGAACTCGCCGCCCTCAAACACGAGCTGGCCCAGGTCCGAGGCGTCGACGTCGAAGAACTCCCGGAAGAGGGAGACCTCACCGCACCCGTGGTCTCCGCCAAGGACGGCGCCGCGTAA
- a CDS encoding DoxX family protein: MNVTLWIIASLLAAAFLAAGLMKTLQSKEKLAASGMTWVEAFSPGMVKTIGALEALGGIGLILPAVLDIATVLVPLAATGLAVTMLGAVVFHLRRGETKETAPGLVLLILAAAVAWGRFGPYAF; the protein is encoded by the coding sequence ATGAACGTCACCCTCTGGATCATCGCGAGCCTCCTCGCGGCGGCCTTCCTCGCCGCCGGCCTGATGAAGACCCTCCAGTCCAAGGAGAAGCTGGCCGCCTCGGGCATGACCTGGGTCGAGGCGTTCTCCCCGGGCATGGTGAAGACCATCGGCGCGCTGGAGGCGCTGGGCGGCATCGGCCTGATCCTCCCGGCCGTCCTCGACATCGCCACGGTCCTCGTCCCCCTCGCGGCGACCGGCCTCGCCGTCACGATGCTCGGCGCGGTCGTCTTCCACCTCCGCCGCGGCGAGACCAAGGAAACCGCCCCCGGTCTGGTCCTCCTGATCCTGGCCGCCGCGGTGGCCTGGGGCCGCTTCGGACCGTACGCGTTCTGA
- a CDS encoding MarR family winged helix-turn-helix transcriptional regulator → METPQQSRWLTDEEMETWHALAGVMVRLPSALDAQLQRDSGVSHVEYLVMAMLSQTGERTLRMSDLAGYAGSSLSRLSHLVKRLEKSEWVRREPDPSDGRYTLAVLTDAGYAKVVASAPGHADAVRRYVFDALSKTQQRQLREIGRRIWQSVAPDDHCLLPPN, encoded by the coding sequence ATGGAGACACCGCAGCAGTCGCGTTGGCTGACCGACGAGGAGATGGAGACCTGGCACGCGCTGGCGGGCGTGATGGTCAGACTGCCGAGCGCGCTGGACGCGCAGCTGCAGCGGGACTCGGGCGTCAGCCACGTCGAGTACCTGGTGATGGCCATGCTGTCCCAGACCGGGGAACGCACCCTGCGGATGAGCGACCTCGCCGGATACGCCGGCTCGTCGCTGTCCCGGCTGTCCCACCTGGTGAAGCGGCTGGAGAAGAGCGAGTGGGTGCGCCGCGAGCCGGACCCCTCCGACGGCCGCTACACCCTGGCCGTCCTCACGGACGCCGGATACGCCAAGGTCGTCGCGAGCGCGCCCGGCCACGCCGACGCCGTACGGCGGTATGTGTTCGACGCGCTGAGCAAGACCCAGCAGCGCCAGCTGCGCGAGATCGGGCGGCGCATCTGGCAGTCCGTCGCCCCGGACGACCACTGCCTGCTGCCGCCGAACTGA
- the iolD gene encoding 3D-(3,5/4)-trihydroxycyclohexane-1,2-dione acylhydrolase (decyclizing) has product MSQSPTRRLTVAQALVRFLSAQYTERDGVRHRLIAGTWGIFGHGNVAGLGQALLEAGEETMPFHQGRNEQSMVHAAVGYARQLNRLSAQAVTTSIGPGATNLVTGAALATVNRLPVLLLPGDYFATRAADPLLQQLEHPTEADVSVNDTLRPVSRWFDRITRPEALIPAALNAMRVLADPADTGAVTLALPQDVQAEAYDWPEEFFADRVWRVRRPAPDPVELAEAVRAIRAARRPLIVAGGGVHHSEAEAALKALVDATGIPVASTQAGKGSLRYDHPGDLGGIGHTGTAVCDDIARGADLIVGVGTRYTDFTTASNTLFQSPDVRFVNLNIAAFDAHKLAARTVVCDARTGLEALTDALAGHRVDGAYEAEYRAGKERWERVVEAAYTAADEHAVPTQTQLLGALDAIVGDEDVVINAAGSLPGDLHKLWRARGPRQYHLEYGYSCMGYEIPAGIGVQQAAPGTAVWSLVGDGTYLMMPTEIVTAVQEGLPVNLILIQNHGYASIGGLSEAVGGERFGTAYRYRTADGTFSGAPLPVDLAANAASLGMDVIRARTVKELREALATARASDRPTCVYVETDPTPTAPPAEAWWDVPVARTASRPAAVEARVTYDREVANQRRHL; this is encoded by the coding sequence ATGTCCCAGTCCCCCACCCGCCGTCTGACCGTCGCCCAGGCGCTGGTGCGGTTCCTGTCCGCGCAGTACACCGAGCGCGACGGTGTGCGCCACCGGCTGATCGCCGGGACGTGGGGCATCTTCGGCCACGGCAATGTCGCGGGGCTGGGCCAGGCGCTCCTGGAGGCCGGGGAGGAGACGATGCCGTTCCACCAGGGCCGCAACGAGCAGTCCATGGTGCACGCCGCCGTCGGCTACGCCCGCCAGCTGAACCGGCTCTCCGCGCAGGCCGTCACCACCTCCATCGGCCCCGGCGCCACCAACCTGGTCACCGGCGCCGCCCTGGCCACCGTCAACCGCCTGCCCGTACTCCTCCTGCCCGGCGACTACTTCGCGACCCGCGCCGCCGACCCGCTGCTCCAGCAGCTGGAGCACCCCACCGAGGCCGACGTCTCCGTCAACGACACCCTGCGTCCGGTCTCCCGCTGGTTCGACCGGATCACCCGCCCCGAGGCGCTGATCCCGGCCGCCCTGAACGCCATGCGGGTCCTCGCCGACCCGGCCGACACCGGCGCCGTCACCCTCGCCCTGCCGCAGGACGTCCAGGCGGAGGCGTACGACTGGCCGGAGGAGTTCTTCGCCGACCGCGTCTGGCGCGTACGGCGTCCCGCGCCCGACCCGGTCGAGCTGGCGGAGGCGGTCCGGGCGATCCGCGCCGCGCGTCGGCCCCTGATCGTCGCGGGCGGCGGCGTCCACCACAGCGAGGCCGAGGCCGCGCTGAAGGCGCTGGTCGACGCCACCGGCATCCCGGTGGCGTCCACGCAGGCCGGCAAGGGGTCGCTGCGGTACGACCACCCGGGCGACCTCGGCGGCATCGGCCACACCGGCACGGCCGTCTGCGACGACATCGCCCGCGGCGCCGATCTGATCGTCGGCGTCGGCACCCGCTACACGGACTTCACCACCGCCTCGAACACCCTCTTCCAGAGCCCGGACGTCCGTTTCGTCAACCTCAACATCGCCGCCTTCGACGCCCACAAGCTGGCCGCCCGGACGGTGGTCTGCGACGCGCGGACGGGACTGGAGGCGCTCACGGACGCGCTCGCCGGTCACCGGGTGGACGGGGCGTACGAGGCGGAGTACCGGGCGGGCAAGGAGCGTTGGGAGCGGGTCGTGGAGGCCGCCTACACCGCCGCCGACGAGCACGCCGTACCGACCCAGACCCAGTTGCTCGGCGCCCTGGACGCGATCGTCGGCGACGAGGACGTGGTCATCAACGCGGCCGGTTCGCTCCCCGGCGACCTGCACAAGCTGTGGCGGGCCCGCGGCCCCCGCCAGTACCACCTGGAGTACGGCTACTCCTGCATGGGCTACGAGATCCCCGCCGGGATCGGTGTCCAGCAGGCGGCGCCCGGCACGGCCGTCTGGTCGCTGGTCGGGGACGGCACCTATCTGATGATGCCGACGGAGATCGTGACGGCCGTCCAGGAGGGGCTTCCGGTCAATCTGATCCTCATCCAGAACCACGGCTACGCCTCCATCGGCGGCCTCTCCGAGGCGGTCGGCGGCGAGCGTTTCGGCACCGCCTACCGCTATCGCACCGCCGACGGCACCTTCTCCGGCGCCCCGCTGCCGGTGGACCTCGCCGCCAACGCGGCCAGTCTCGGCATGGACGTCATCCGCGCCAGGACCGTGAAGGAGCTGCGGGAGGCACTGGCCACGGCACGTGCCTCGGACCGGCCCACCTGTGTGTATGTCGAGACGGACCCGACGCCCACCGCTCCCCCGGCGGAGGCCTGGTGGGACGTGCCGGTCGCGCGGACCGCCTCCCGTCCGGCGGCCGTCGAGGCGCGGGTGACGTACGACCGCGAGGTGGCGAACCAGCGCCGCCACCTCTGA
- a CDS encoding sugar ABC transporter substrate-binding protein, whose protein sequence is MDRTFYPRSRRVAPFFAMAAVSALLIAGCSSGSGGKESEEGGADSSAGKADTARMKVALVTHQAPGDTFWDIVRKGAQAAADKDNIELIYSADPNAGTQANLVQNAIDQKVDGIAITLAKPDAMKDVVAKATKAGIPVVGLNSGLSDWQSLGLMSFFGQDESVAGEAFGKRLNDVGAKKAVCVVQEQGNVGLEQRCAGVEKTFEGDTEILNVTGTDMPSVKSTITAKLKQDTAIDYVVALGAPYALTAVQSVADAGSKAKVATFDLNKELTDSIKSGDIEFAVDQQPYLQGYLAVDSLWLYKNNGNYSGGGEEAVLTGPAFVDAKNVDAIAKFAAKGTR, encoded by the coding sequence ATGGACCGCACGTTTTACCCCCGCTCGCGCAGAGTGGCCCCCTTCTTCGCCATGGCCGCCGTATCGGCGCTGCTGATAGCCGGCTGTTCCAGCGGTTCCGGTGGCAAGGAATCCGAGGAAGGCGGCGCGGACTCGTCCGCCGGCAAGGCCGACACCGCCCGGATGAAGGTCGCGCTGGTCACCCACCAGGCCCCCGGCGACACCTTCTGGGACATCGTCCGCAAGGGTGCCCAGGCCGCGGCGGACAAGGACAACATCGAGCTCATCTACTCGGCGGACCCGAACGCCGGAACCCAGGCCAACCTGGTGCAGAACGCGATCGACCAGAAGGTCGACGGCATCGCCATCACCCTCGCCAAGCCCGACGCCATGAAGGACGTCGTGGCCAAGGCGACGAAGGCGGGCATCCCCGTCGTCGGCCTCAACTCCGGTCTGAGCGACTGGCAGAGCCTCGGTCTGATGTCCTTCTTCGGACAGGACGAGAGCGTGGCGGGCGAGGCGTTCGGCAAGCGGCTCAACGACGTCGGCGCCAAGAAGGCCGTCTGTGTCGTGCAGGAGCAGGGCAACGTCGGCCTGGAGCAGCGCTGCGCCGGTGTGGAGAAGACCTTCGAGGGCGACACCGAGATCCTCAACGTCACGGGCACCGACATGCCGTCCGTGAAGTCGACGATCACCGCCAAGCTCAAGCAGGACACCGCCATCGACTACGTCGTCGCCCTCGGCGCTCCCTACGCCCTGACCGCGGTCCAGTCGGTCGCGGACGCGGGCAGCAAGGCGAAGGTCGCCACCTTCGACCTGAACAAGGAGCTGACCGACTCGATCAAGAGCGGTGACATCGAGTTCGCCGTCGACCAGCAGCCGTACCTCCAGGGCTACTTGGCCGTGGACTCGCTGTGGCTCTACAAGAACAACGGCAACTACAGCGGCGGCGGTGAGGAAGCGGTGCTGACCGGCCCCGCGTTCGTCGACGCGAAGAACGTCGACGCGATCGCCAAGTTCGCCGCGAAGGGCACCCGGTGA